A genomic window from Prunus persica cultivar Lovell chromosome G2, Prunus_persica_NCBIv2, whole genome shotgun sequence includes:
- the LOC18786098 gene encoding SKP1-like protein 11, which yields MASDEMKKIILKSDDNQTFEVEVAVAMRSQTIKHMVEDDCVNDAIPLSNVTSSALAKVIEYCKKHHEEDADVKNKESLKSWDAEFVKVDLSKLFDLILAANYLDIKSLLDLTCQAVADMIKDKIPEEIRVIFNIENEWAFE from the coding sequence ATGGCCTCTGAcgagatgaagaagataatCCTAAAGAGCGACGACAACCAAACCTTCGAGGTGGAGGTGGCTGTGGCCATGCGGTCACAAACCATCAAGCACATGGTGGAGGACGACTGTGTCAATGACGCGATACCTCTGTCAAATGTGACCAGCAGCGCCCTAGCGAAGGTGATCGAGTACTGCAAGAAGCACCATGAAGAGGATGCCGATGTCAAGAACAAAGAGAGTCTCAAGAGCTGGGATGCTGAGTTCGTGAAGGTGGACCTAAGCAAGCTGTTTGACTTAATCTTGGCTGCAAACTATCTGGACATCAAGAGCCTACTGGATTTGACTTGCCAGGCTGTGGCGGACATGATCAAGGACAAGATACCTGAAGAGATCCGTGTGATCTTCAACATCGAGAATGAGTGGGCATTTGAGTGA
- the LOC18785669 gene encoding B3 domain-containing protein Os04g0386900 codes for MGEPQMEDLSTSNPVIELEGDEFWPLSGKPFFDVVLTKTSIKPMCQLVVPGKFSATLPSCSIPTVLTFRGKNWEMTYHGSSNYKRLDNWKAFAIDNNLKVGDACVFEQLECSSTRLVFRVQILRGDIPSEFLDKLDGDNVDAPIVLE; via the exons ATGGGAGAACCTCAAATGGAAGATCTATCCACATCAAATCCCGTGATTGAACTGGAAGGGGATGAATTTTGGCCACTTTCTGGGAAACCCTTTTTCGATGTGGTTCTGACGAAAACAAGTATCAAACCCATGTGCCAACTG GTGGTCCCAGGCAAATTTAGTGCAACACTACCTTCCTGTTCAATCCCTACGGTTCTCACATTTCGGGGCAAGAACTGGGAGATGACATATCATGggtcatccaattataaaagGCTTGATAACTGGAAAGCGTTTGCCATTGACAACAATTTGAAGGTTGGAGATGCATGTGTGTTTGAACAACTGGAGTGCAGCAGTACTAGGCTAGTATTCAGAGTCCAAATTCTCAGAGGTGACATCCCATCAGAATTTCTAGACAAGCTTGATGGTGATAATGTAGATGCACCAATTGTTCTCGAATAG
- the LOC18787479 gene encoding SKP1-like protein 1B, translating to MASVEMKKITLKSDDGEIFEVEEAVAMQSQTIKHMVEDDCADGPIPLPNVTSNIVAKVIEYCKKHHEEDADGEKNKEDIKKWDVEFVKVDQSTMFDLILAANYLNVKSLLDLTCQTVADMINGKTPEEIREIFNIKNDFTPEEEKEVRNENQWAFE from the coding sequence ATGGCCTCCGTTgagatgaagaaaataaccCTAAAGAGCGACGACGGTGAGATCTTTGAGGTGGAGGAGGCTGTGGCCATGCAGTCACAGACCATCAAGCACATGGTGGAGGACGACTGCGCCGATGGCCCAATACCTCTGCCGAACGTGACTAGCAACATCGTAGCGAAGGTGATCGAGTACTGCAAGAAGCACCATGAAGAGGATGCTGATGGCGAGAAGAACAAAGAGGACATTAAGAAATGGGATGTTGAGTTCGTGAAGGTGGACCAGAGTACTATGTTTGACTTAATCTTGGCTGCAAACTATCTCAATGTCAAGAGCCTGCTGGATTTGACTTGCCAGACTGTGGCGGACATGATCAATGGAAAGACACCTGAAGAGATTCGTGAGATCTTCAACATCAAAAATGACTTCACGCcagaggaagaaaaggagGTTCGTAATGAGAACCAATGGGCATTTGAGTGA
- the LOC18785945 gene encoding probable pectinesterase/pectinesterase inhibitor 51 — MASFLFLPLLSLTLFLSLTSAARNLQPRRHVTVTVPLIQQVCQATRFPDTCQDSLAELVTDPNTTPIQAIQSVIQVSTDGLHTAQKMVKAILDSSAGNQNRTTAANNCLDDLGNSRYRISLTADGLSRGSIKNARASMSAALLYQYSCWSDLKYANDTQMVNETMSFLDSLVGKSRNALSMMFSYDNFGNDTKLWAAPKTERDGFWERVEGRGSGQGVRGGVPSNLRAEVTVCKDKSEKCYRTVQSAVNAAPNNAGEKKFVIRIKAGVYDEIVRVPLEKRNVVFLGDGIGKTVITGSLNVGMPGISTYNSATVGVLGDGFMASGLTIQNTAGPDVHQAVAFRSDSDLSVIENCEFLGNQDTLYAHGNRQFYKSCNIQGNVDFIFGNSAAVFQDCNILIRPRQLNPENGESSTVTAHGRTDPAQSTGFVFQNCLINGTEEFMKLYQNNPEVHKSYLGRPWREYSRTVFINCTMEALLSPDGWMTWSEDFALSTLFYGEFGNSGAGSDFSKRVPFSSKIPSEHVNAYSVHNFIQGNEWIST; from the exons ATGGcctccttcctcttcctccctctcctctccctcacgctcttcctctctctcacctCCGCCGCCCGCAACCTTCAACCTCGCAGGCACGTCACCGTCACCGTCCCTCTGATCCAGCAAGTCTGCCAAGCCACGCGATTTCCCGACACTTGTCAGGACTCCTTAGCCGAGCTCGTCACTGACCCAAACACCACCCCAATTCAAGCCATCCAATCCGTCATCCAGGTCTCCACCGATGGCCTCCACACGGCGCAGAAGATGGTGAAGGCTATCCTAGACTCGTCCGCAGGCAACCAAAACCGCACCACCGCTGCTAACAATTGCCTCGACGACCTCGGGAACTCCCGGTACCGCATTTCTCTCACCGCCGACGGCCTGTCACGTGGAAGCATTAAAAACGCACGTGCCTCGATGAGCGCCGCGCTGCTCTACCAATACAGCTGCTGGTCGGACCTCAAGTACGCCAATGACACCCAGATGGTCAACGAGACCATGTCGTTTCTCGACTCGCTGGTCGGAAAGTCCAGAAACGCCCTCAGCATGATGTTCTCGTACGACAACTTCGGAAACGACACCAAGTTGTGGGCCGCGCCTAAGACCGAGCGCGACGGGTTCTGGGAGCGGGTCGAGGGCAGAGGGTCAGGCCAGGGGGTTCGGGGCGGAGTGCCGTCGAATTTAAGGGCGGAAGTGACGGTGTGCAAGGATAAGTCTGAGAAATGCTACAGGACGGTTCAGAGTGCCGTGAACGCCGCACCGAATAACGCGGGAGAGAAGAAGTTCGTGATCCGCATAAAGGCTGGGGTGTACGACGAGATCGTGAGGGTGCCCTTAGAGAAGCGGAACGTGGTGTTTTTGGGTGACGGGATTGGCAAAACGGTAATTACAGGGTCATTGAATGTGGGCATGCCCGGAATCTCCACGTACAATTCTGCCACAGTCG GTGTTCTTGGAGATGGGTTCATGGCCAGTGGTCTCACAATCCAGAACACAGCAGGTCCTGATGTCCACCAAGCAGTAGCCTTTAGATCAGACAGTGATCTCTCTGTGATTGAGAACTGTGAATTCTTAGGCAACCAGGACACTCTCTACGCACACGGCAACCGCCAGTTCTACAAATCATGCAACATCCAAGGCAACGTCGATTTCATCTTCGGAAACTCAGCTGCGGTTTTCCAAGACTGCAACATCCTCATCCGCCCTCGACAACTAAACCCCGAGAACGGCGAAAGTAGCACCGTCACAGCTCACGGCAGAACAGACCCTGCACAATCAACTGGTTTCGTATTTCAGAACTGCTTGATCAATGGCACCGAAGAGTTCATGAAGCTGTATCAAAACAACCCCGAAGTGCACAAGAGCTACTTGGGGAGGCCATGGAGGGAGTATTCAAGGACAGTTTTTATTAACTGTACCATGGAAGCTCTTCTTTCCCCAGATGGGTGGATGACTTGGAGTGAGGATTTTGCTTTGAGCACCCTTTTTTATGGGGAGTTTGGTAATTCTGGAGCTGGTTCTGATTTTTCCAAGAGAGTGCCCTTTAGTAGCAAGATCCCATCTGAGCATGTTAATGCATATTCTGTGCACAATTTTATTCAAGGAAATGAGTGGATTTCAACATGA